The Prinia subflava isolate CZ2003 ecotype Zambia chromosome 34, Cam_Psub_1.2, whole genome shotgun sequence DNA window GAGTAaggaatagggaatagggaatagggaatagggaatagggaatagggaatagggaatagggaatagggaatagggaatagggaatagggaatagggaacaGGGATGGGAGCTGTTCCCGAGCTCCCCCAGTGCCCCGGAGCAGCGAGAGGTgtttataaataaaagcaaatggaGCAGCCGCCAGACAAAGCCGATTTCCAGGCGAGAGCAGCGGTCCCCAACGGGAAGATTTATCCAAGGTCTTTCAGGAGAGACAATTAAGCGAGGGCAACGCGCGCCAGAGGCGATAAATCCAGGGAGACAAATGAAGGGCGAGGAACAGCAGCCCTCAGCCTCTCCCCGCGGCGGCTCCAGCCTCATTTTCTCCTCCGGCAGGGAGAGAAACCATTTTAATGCGCTGAGAAAAGCCGAGCTCGGGGAGGGGGGGACTTCAAAGGTGATTTCTGTTGCCTCAGGGCTCCATCCCTCTGGTTCACAAGGGCACAGCCACATCCAGCCGTTCCGAGTTTCACTCTCCGGGGGCTGCTTTCCATTAGGGAATCGCAGCCCCGTTCGTTCCTCCCGCCCCGGAGCCTCCCCGGAGCCTCCCCGGAGCCTCCCCGGAGCCTCCCCAGCCCGGCACCGCTTCCCCCGCGGAGCTTCCCCGGTCCTGGGGCCGAGTCCGCCTCCCTCTCCCTCCGTGCCCGGCTGGGGCTGATCCCGGGAACCCcgaaaggaaaaaggaatagGAAATAGGGAATAAAtagggaatggggaatggggaatagggaatggggaatggggaatggggaatggggaatggggaatggggaatggggaatggggaatggggaatggggaatggggaatagggaatagggaatagggaatagggaatagggaatagggaatagggaatagggaatggGGAATaaatagggaatagggaatagggaatagggaatagggaatagggaatagggaatagggaatagggaatggGGATTAGGGAATAGGGAATGGGGATTAGGGAATAGGGAATAAATAGGGAATAAATAGGGAATAaggaatagggaatagggaataaATAGAGAATAGGGAAtggggaatagggaataggAAATaaggaatggggaatggggaatggggaatagggaatagggaatagggaatagggaatagggaatggGGAATAGGGaataaggaataaggaataaggaataaggaataaggaataaggaataaggaataaggaataaggaataaggaataaggaataaggaataaggaataaggaataaggAACAGCGGCAGGAATGGCCCTGGGAGGGCGATTCCCTGCCCGGATGGAGGATGAGTGCTCGGGATGAATTTTAAGGGGAATGATGAACCCGCGGCGCTCAGGGGAGCTCTCCAAAGTGACTGAGGGGTCTTTAATCCCTCTGTTTATCAcgggagagcagctcctgccaagaACTCGGCTTAAATAAACAGCTCTGGTGCCGGCCCCGGAGCAGCCTCGTGTTCCACACGCAGAGGGAGCAAAAATGGGTCTGGGGGTGTCGGGGAGGGGGTTcagcctccccccacctccccagggCAAAGGGATTTTAGTCAGGCTTGGCAAAATTCAGGATGGAGCCGTGCCAAGCAGCTTCCCTGTCCCCCCCACAACACCCCCAAAACTGGAAAATCCACCCCCAAAACTGGAGACTCCAACCCCAAAACTGGAGAATACAAGCCCAAAACTGGAGAATCCATCCCCAAAACTGGAGAATACAAGCCCAAAAACTGGAGAATCCATCCCCAAAACTGGAGAATACAAGCCCAAAACTGGAGAATCCATCCCCAAAACTGGAGAATACAAGCCCAAAACTGGAGAATCCAACCCTGAGCCAGCGCTGGCACCTCCACGGCCTCGAATTTGGggctgaggagaggcaggaggagccctggagctccctggggacagcggggccTCTCGGGCTCCCACGAGGTGTCCCCGGAGCTCCTGGCTTGGGAACGTCCTCTGGAactttctgctcctgctctgcgGGAAGCGCCAGCGCCTCACTGACCCTGCTCCTCCCATTCCCGATTCCTCCCAGCCCTAAAACCCTGAAAATCGGATTATTCCCCTCTCAGCATCCTGAGGGATGCTCAGGCGGTGGCTGGGTGGAGCTGAGTCCATCAGAATTCCCAAAGCCATGCACGATTCCCGCGGATCCGAGGGGATCATGGACCCGAGGGGATCACGGATCCGAGGGGATCACGGATCTGATGGGATCACGGATCTGAGGGAATCACGGACCCGAGGGGATCACGGATCCCCCCCCCCcgtctgcagagctctgggaggggacagggggaagCCAGGCAGGCTGGAGGACACGAGGCCACCCCAGAGCAGGGCGGGTCTGacacctctgcagccccagcgaGGCCAGGACGGGGTTTGggaataaatcagatttttaaaactcCCTTATCCCTCATCCCTGGAGTGCCAGGAGGGGTGGCCACGACTCGAGCCCACCGGGACACGCACAGAGGCTGTGGGGACACGGTGGTGACACGGCCACACGTACCTGGCTCAGGGGGAcatggcagtgacacagccacaCGTACCCGGCTCAGGGGGACACAGAGGTGACACAGCGGTAACACAGAGGTGACACAGCGGTGACACAGCCACACGTACCCGTCTCAGTGCGACGCCGACATGGACCAGGCGCCCTCCATCCTCCACACGGAGAAGGCGTAGCTGAGCCTCTCGTGGGCCAGGAAGTTGCAGCTGGTGGCGACCTTGTGGTCCAGCTGGTCGCTctgcagcacctggcacaggaaATCGATGTAGCGGGCGGCCAGCTTGAGCGTCTGGATCTTGCTCAGCTTGTCCGAGGGCAGCGTGGGGATGATCTTGCGCAGCTCGGCGAAGGCGTCGTTGAGGGACTGGGTGCGCTGGCGCTCCCGCACGTTGGCGATGACGCGCTGGGCGTGGGCGTCctcggggggctgcggggccgggctgcgCCGGCTGCGCTTGCCCTGCGGCGAGGGGGCTCCGCCGGGACCCTGCCCTCGCTTGCGGCCGCTTCTCCTGGGCGCCCGCTCGGCCTCGTCCTCGCTGGTGGCCGCGCTGCCCTCGGGGGACTCCGGGGAAAGGTTTTCCTCCTTCATCTCCTCGGGGGCTCGCCGGGGTGAGGAGGAGCCGGCGGTGGCTCCCGAGGAGAGGCCCGGAGCATTCGCGCCCTCGGGGCTCCCCGGGCGCCCCAAAGCCCCGCAGAGCCCTCCAAGGAGCTCCTTGGTTTTTCCTTTGGgccaggaggagaggagggagccgGGATGGCTTCGGGAGCGGCTCCTGCTGATAGGgcgagcggggcgggggcggaCCAGGCGCAGGCCAATGCAGGGGAACGCCGGCGGCTCTGGAGCTTATGGGTTCCAgatttcctctccctccctccccaccgCCACCCCGAGCCCCCCGGCACAGATGCTCCGGATGTCGGGATCCGTTCCCGGTGCCAAGGGAGCCCCAGCCATGGAGCTCAGCCGTGGCTTTGTTGGGGGggagtttaaaaattattttttaacccAGTTGACCCCACAAAGAAATCTTGTttggggtggaggaggagaCTTCACCTGTGAGGGACTCAGGTGGGGATGTGGGCAGTGAGCGAGTCAGGAACTCCCGAAATCCCAAGGAAGGAGCAACCAAAGGGAGATTGGTGTCCGTAGGGCTTTTGAGGAAAGGCTCCGGTCAAAACGAGCTTGAGTTTTGTGTCCAGTCCATTTGTCCATCTGCCAGgccattcatccatccatccgtccgtccatccatccacccatctGTCCGTCcttctgtccatccatccatccatccatccatttgtccgtccatccatccatccatccatccatccatccatccatccatccatccatccatccatccatccatccatccctccatccgtctgtccatccatccatccatccatccatccctccatccatccatccatccatccgtccgtccgtccgtccatccatccttccttccttccatccatccatccatccatccat harbors:
- the LOC134563142 gene encoding twist-related protein 2-like, whose translation is MKEENLSPESPEGSAATSEDEAERAPRRSGRKRGQGPGGAPSPQGKRSRRSPAPQPPEDAHAQRVIANVRERQRTQSLNDAFAELRKIIPTLPSDKLSKIQTLKLAARYIDFLCQVLQSDQLDHKVATSCNFLAHERLSYAFSVWRMEGAWSMSASH